A genome region from Brassica oleracea var. oleracea cultivar TO1000 chromosome C2, BOL, whole genome shotgun sequence includes the following:
- the LOC106322513 gene encoding probable E3 ubiquitin-protein ligase HERC4 isoform X3, with amino-acid sequence MLLTRALGRIRISGSNHFTRVFSNSKLDTTIGVSRSRRWLSSESGKRFAAMWGSGDYGRLGLGSLESRWRPAVCSALSDHHSVRALACGGAHTLFLTETRRVFATGLNDCGQLGVSHVKTHAMEPLEVSGIENDILHISAGYYHSAAITVDGELYMWGKNTSGQLGLGKNAARVVHVPTKVQALNGIIIKSVALGSEHSIAVTVLSWGGGGSGRLGHGHESSFFGILKSKSEFTPRLIKELEGIKVKNVAAGLLHTVCTDENGSAFMFGERSINKMGFGGVRNATTPSIISEVPYAEEVACGGYHTCVVTRGGELYTWGSNENGCLGTESTYVSHSPVRVEGPFLESDVTHVSCGWKHTAAISDNKVFTWGWGGSHGTFSDDGHSSGGQLGHGSDVDYAIPAMVNLGKNVRAVHISCGFNHTGAVLEHF; translated from the exons ATGTTGTTGACTAGAGCCCTCGGACGAATTCGAATCTCCGGATCGAATCATTTCACTCGAGTTTTTTCGAATTCGAAATTGGACACGACGATTGGTGTTTCCCGTAGCAGAAGGTGGCTGTCGAGCGAGAGCGGGAAACGCTTCGCGGCGATGTGGGGGAGTGGAGATTACGGAAGGTTAGGGCTCGGGAGCTTGGAGTCTCGGTGGAGACCCGCCGTTTGCTCTGCGTTGAGTGATCATCACAGCGTCAGAGCTCTCGCTTGCGGCGGAGCTCACACTCTTTTCCTCACCG AAACAAGGAGAGTCTTTGCAACAGGTCTTAATGATTGTGGCCAACTTGGTGTCTCACATGTTAAAACTCATGCTATG GAGCCGCTTGAAGTTTCTGGAATTGAAAATGATATACTTCACATCTCAGCTGGTTATTACCACTCTGCTGCTATCACAG TGGATGGAGAACTCTACATGTGGGGAAAGAATACGAGTGGACAGCTTGGACTTGGAAAAA ACGCTGCAAGAGTGGTACATGTGCCAACCAAAGTGCAGGCTCTGAACGGGATCATTATCAAATCAGTGGCGTTGGGTTCAGAGCATTCGATTGCTGTTACTG TCCTGAGTTGGGGTGGAGGAGGATCTGGGAGACTTGGCCACGGTCACGAGTCCAGCTTTTTTGGCATCTTAAAAAGTAAAAG TGAGTTTACTCCAAGGCTTATCAAGGAACTTGAGGGCATTAAG GTTAAAAACGTTGCTGCTGGTCTACTGCATACAGTATGTACTGATG AGAATGGCTCTGCTTTCATGTTCGGAGAGAGATCTATAAATAAGATG GGCTTTGGAGGAGTAAGGAATGCTACAACACCATCCATTATCAGTGAAGTGCCATACGCAGAAGAAGTTGCATGTGGTGGTTACCACACATGTGTTGTCACAA GAGGTGGGGAACTTTACACTTGGGGTTCAAACGAAAATGGCTGCCTTGGCACAGA GTCAACATATGTCTCACACTCACCCGTGAGAGTCGAAGGTCCTTTCTTGGAATCAGATGTAACTCATGTATCTTGTGGGTGGAAGCACACTGCAGCCATTTCAG ATAACAAAGTCTTTACCTGGGGCTGGGGAGGTTCCCACGGCACTTTCTCTGATGACGGGCACTCCTCCGGTGGACAACTG GGACATGGTAGCGATGTGGACTATGCAATACCAGCAATGGTGAACCTGGGAAAGAATGTAAGAGCAGTGCATATATCATGTGGCTTTAATCATACAGGAGCCGTTCTCGAACATTTTTGA
- the LOC106322513 gene encoding ultraviolet-B receptor UVR8 isoform X1, with the protein MLLTRALGRIRISGSNHFTRVFSNSKLDTTIGVSRSRRWLSSESGKRFAAMWGSGDYGRLGLGSLESRWRPAVCSALSDHHSVRALACGGAHTLFLTETRRVFATGLNDCGQLGVSHVKTHAMEPLEVSGIENDILHISAGYYHSAAITVDGELYMWGKNTSGQLGLGKNAARVVHVPTKVQALNGIIIKSVALGSEHSIAVTDGGEVLSWGGGGSGRLGHGHESSFFGILKSKSEFTPRLIKELEGIKVKNVAAGLLHTVCTDENGSAFMFGERSINKMGFGGVRNATTPSIISEVPYAEEVACGGYHTCVVTRGGELYTWGSNENGCLGTESTYVSHSPVRVEGPFLESDVTHVSCGWKHTAAISDNKVFTWGWGGSHGTFSDDGHSSGGQLGHGSDVDYAIPAMVNLGKNVRAVHISCGFNHTGAVLEHF; encoded by the exons ATGTTGTTGACTAGAGCCCTCGGACGAATTCGAATCTCCGGATCGAATCATTTCACTCGAGTTTTTTCGAATTCGAAATTGGACACGACGATTGGTGTTTCCCGTAGCAGAAGGTGGCTGTCGAGCGAGAGCGGGAAACGCTTCGCGGCGATGTGGGGGAGTGGAGATTACGGAAGGTTAGGGCTCGGGAGCTTGGAGTCTCGGTGGAGACCCGCCGTTTGCTCTGCGTTGAGTGATCATCACAGCGTCAGAGCTCTCGCTTGCGGCGGAGCTCACACTCTTTTCCTCACCG AAACAAGGAGAGTCTTTGCAACAGGTCTTAATGATTGTGGCCAACTTGGTGTCTCACATGTTAAAACTCATGCTATG GAGCCGCTTGAAGTTTCTGGAATTGAAAATGATATACTTCACATCTCAGCTGGTTATTACCACTCTGCTGCTATCACAG TGGATGGAGAACTCTACATGTGGGGAAAGAATACGAGTGGACAGCTTGGACTTGGAAAAA ACGCTGCAAGAGTGGTACATGTGCCAACCAAAGTGCAGGCTCTGAACGGGATCATTATCAAATCAGTGGCGTTGGGTTCAGAGCATTCGATTGCTGTTACTG ATGGAGGTGAAGTCCTGAGTTGGGGTGGAGGAGGATCTGGGAGACTTGGCCACGGTCACGAGTCCAGCTTTTTTGGCATCTTAAAAAGTAAAAG TGAGTTTACTCCAAGGCTTATCAAGGAACTTGAGGGCATTAAG GTTAAAAACGTTGCTGCTGGTCTACTGCATACAGTATGTACTGATG AGAATGGCTCTGCTTTCATGTTCGGAGAGAGATCTATAAATAAGATG GGCTTTGGAGGAGTAAGGAATGCTACAACACCATCCATTATCAGTGAAGTGCCATACGCAGAAGAAGTTGCATGTGGTGGTTACCACACATGTGTTGTCACAA GAGGTGGGGAACTTTACACTTGGGGTTCAAACGAAAATGGCTGCCTTGGCACAGA GTCAACATATGTCTCACACTCACCCGTGAGAGTCGAAGGTCCTTTCTTGGAATCAGATGTAACTCATGTATCTTGTGGGTGGAAGCACACTGCAGCCATTTCAG ATAACAAAGTCTTTACCTGGGGCTGGGGAGGTTCCCACGGCACTTTCTCTGATGACGGGCACTCCTCCGGTGGACAACTG GGACATGGTAGCGATGTGGACTATGCAATACCAGCAATGGTGAACCTGGGAAAGAATGTAAGAGCAGTGCATATATCATGTGGCTTTAATCATACAGGAGCCGTTCTCGAACATTTTTGA
- the LOC106322513 gene encoding ultraviolet-B receptor UVR8 isoform X2, whose translation MLLTRALGRIRISGSNHFTRVFSNSKLDTTIGVSRSRRWLSSESGKRFAAMWGSGDYGRLGLGSLESRWRPAVCSALSDHHSVRALACGGAHTLFLTETRRVFATGLNDCGQLGVSHVKTHAMEPLEVSGIENDILHISAGYYHSAAITVDGELYMWGKNTSGQLGLGKNAARVVHVPTKVQALNGIIIKSVALGSEHSIAVTDGGEVLSWGGGGSGRLGHGHESSFFGILKSKSEFTPRLIKELEGIKVKNVAAGLLHTVCTDENGSAFMFGERSINKMGFGGVRNATTPSIISEVPYAEEVACGGYHTCVVTSGELYTWGSNENGCLGTESTYVSHSPVRVEGPFLESDVTHVSCGWKHTAAISDNKVFTWGWGGSHGTFSDDGHSSGGQLGHGSDVDYAIPAMVNLGKNVRAVHISCGFNHTGAVLEHF comes from the exons ATGTTGTTGACTAGAGCCCTCGGACGAATTCGAATCTCCGGATCGAATCATTTCACTCGAGTTTTTTCGAATTCGAAATTGGACACGACGATTGGTGTTTCCCGTAGCAGAAGGTGGCTGTCGAGCGAGAGCGGGAAACGCTTCGCGGCGATGTGGGGGAGTGGAGATTACGGAAGGTTAGGGCTCGGGAGCTTGGAGTCTCGGTGGAGACCCGCCGTTTGCTCTGCGTTGAGTGATCATCACAGCGTCAGAGCTCTCGCTTGCGGCGGAGCTCACACTCTTTTCCTCACCG AAACAAGGAGAGTCTTTGCAACAGGTCTTAATGATTGTGGCCAACTTGGTGTCTCACATGTTAAAACTCATGCTATG GAGCCGCTTGAAGTTTCTGGAATTGAAAATGATATACTTCACATCTCAGCTGGTTATTACCACTCTGCTGCTATCACAG TGGATGGAGAACTCTACATGTGGGGAAAGAATACGAGTGGACAGCTTGGACTTGGAAAAA ACGCTGCAAGAGTGGTACATGTGCCAACCAAAGTGCAGGCTCTGAACGGGATCATTATCAAATCAGTGGCGTTGGGTTCAGAGCATTCGATTGCTGTTACTG ATGGAGGTGAAGTCCTGAGTTGGGGTGGAGGAGGATCTGGGAGACTTGGCCACGGTCACGAGTCCAGCTTTTTTGGCATCTTAAAAAGTAAAAG TGAGTTTACTCCAAGGCTTATCAAGGAACTTGAGGGCATTAAG GTTAAAAACGTTGCTGCTGGTCTACTGCATACAGTATGTACTGATG AGAATGGCTCTGCTTTCATGTTCGGAGAGAGATCTATAAATAAGATG GGCTTTGGAGGAGTAAGGAATGCTACAACACCATCCATTATCAGTGAAGTGCCATACGCAGAAGAAGTTGCATGTGGTGGTTACCACACATGTGTTGTCACAA GTGGGGAACTTTACACTTGGGGTTCAAACGAAAATGGCTGCCTTGGCACAGA GTCAACATATGTCTCACACTCACCCGTGAGAGTCGAAGGTCCTTTCTTGGAATCAGATGTAACTCATGTATCTTGTGGGTGGAAGCACACTGCAGCCATTTCAG ATAACAAAGTCTTTACCTGGGGCTGGGGAGGTTCCCACGGCACTTTCTCTGATGACGGGCACTCCTCCGGTGGACAACTG GGACATGGTAGCGATGTGGACTATGCAATACCAGCAATGGTGAACCTGGGAAAGAATGTAAGAGCAGTGCATATATCATGTGGCTTTAATCATACAGGAGCCGTTCTCGAACATTTTTGA